One stretch of Mycolicibacterium fallax DNA includes these proteins:
- a CDS encoding ABC transporter ATP-binding protein produces MIELRGLTKRYGATAAVDDLTATVAPGVVTGFLGPNGAGKSTTMRLILGLDRPTAGTATIDGRAYRSLRRPLHQVGALLDARALAPSRSVRAHLRWIAAANGIARSRVEAVLGQVGLDGVADRRAGTLSLGMCQRLGIAAALLGDPPVLLFDEPVNGLDPEGIRWVRTLMRELAGQGRTVLVSSHLLAEMADTADALLVIGRGRLVAATSVADFVAGAAGAAVRVRSPQRDRLRAALTEAGIGVADEGDALLVTGADTDTVGELAAARGLVLHELSARAPSLEQAYLQVTDAVTDYRSGAS; encoded by the coding sequence ATGATCGAGCTGCGCGGCCTGACCAAGCGCTACGGCGCCACCGCCGCGGTCGACGACCTCACCGCGACCGTGGCCCCCGGTGTGGTCACCGGCTTCCTGGGCCCCAACGGTGCGGGCAAGTCGACGACCATGCGGCTGATCCTCGGGCTGGACCGGCCCACCGCGGGCACCGCCACCATCGACGGCCGGGCCTACCGCAGCCTGCGCCGGCCGCTGCACCAGGTCGGTGCGCTGCTGGACGCCCGGGCGCTCGCGCCGTCCCGGTCGGTGCGCGCGCACCTGCGCTGGATCGCCGCGGCCAACGGCATCGCCCGGTCCCGGGTCGAGGCGGTGCTCGGGCAGGTCGGGCTCGACGGCGTCGCCGACCGCCGCGCCGGGACGCTGTCGCTGGGCATGTGCCAGCGGCTCGGGATCGCCGCCGCGCTGCTCGGCGACCCGCCGGTGCTGCTGTTCGACGAGCCGGTCAACGGCCTGGACCCGGAGGGCATCCGTTGGGTGCGCACCCTGATGCGCGAGCTGGCCGGGCAGGGCCGCACCGTGCTGGTGTCCTCGCATCTGCTCGCGGAGATGGCCGACACCGCCGACGCGCTGCTGGTCATCGGCCGCGGCCGGCTGGTGGCGGCGACCTCGGTCGCCGACTTCGTCGCGGGCGCCGCCGGGGCGGCGGTGCGGGTCCGCAGCCCGCAGCGCGACCGGCTGCGCGCCGCGCTGACCGAGGCCGGGATCGGGGTCGCCGACGAGGGGGATGCGCTGCTGGTCACCGGCGCCGACACCGACACCGTCGGTGAACTCGCCGCCGCCCGCGGCCTGGTGCTGCATGAGCTGAGCGCCCGGGCGCCGTCGCTGGAGCAGGCCTACCTGCAGGTCACCGACGCGGTGACCGACTACCGATCGGGGGCGTCGTGA
- the thiG gene encoding thiazole synthase (functions in thiamine (vitamin B1) biosynthesis; in Bacillus subtilis this enzyme catalyzes the formation of thiazole from dehydroxyglycine and 1-deoxy-D-xylulose-5-phosphate and ThiS-thiocarboxylate), translating to MTIAGRTFGSRLILGTGGATSLTALEEALIASGTELTTVAMRRIDAQTGTGLLDLLNRLGIAALPNTAGCRSAAEAVLTARLAREALDNNWVKLEVIADERTLLPDGVELLRAAEELVDDGFVVLPYTNDDPVLARRLEDAGCAAVMPLGSPIGTGLGISNPHHIEMIVAAAGVPVILDAGIGTASDAALAMELGCSGVLLASAVTRAADPPAMAAAMAAAVTAGELARNAGRIPKRFWAQASSPTGSVASWTATGCES from the coding sequence CTGACGATCGCCGGGCGCACCTTCGGGTCCCGGCTGATCCTGGGCACCGGCGGCGCGACCAGCCTCACCGCGCTGGAGGAGGCGCTGATCGCCTCGGGCACCGAGCTGACCACCGTCGCGATGCGCCGGATCGACGCGCAGACCGGTACGGGCCTGCTGGATTTGCTGAACCGGCTGGGTATCGCGGCGTTGCCGAACACCGCCGGCTGCCGCAGCGCCGCCGAGGCGGTGCTCACCGCCCGGCTGGCCCGGGAAGCGCTGGACAACAACTGGGTCAAGCTGGAGGTCATCGCCGACGAGCGCACCCTGCTGCCCGACGGCGTCGAATTGCTGCGCGCCGCAGAGGAACTCGTCGACGACGGCTTCGTGGTGCTGCCCTACACCAACGATGACCCGGTGCTGGCCCGCCGGCTGGAGGACGCCGGCTGCGCGGCCGTCATGCCGCTGGGCTCGCCGATCGGCACCGGGCTGGGCATCTCCAATCCGCACCACATCGAGATGATCGTCGCCGCCGCCGGCGTCCCGGTGATCCTCGATGCGGGGATCGGCACCGCCAGCGACGCCGCGCTGGCCATGGAGCTGGGCTGCTCCGGGGTGCTGCTGGCCAGCGCCGTCACCCGGGCCGCCGACCCGCCGGCGATGGCCGCCGCGATGGCCGCCGCCGTCACCGCCGGGGAACTGGCCCGGAACGCCGGGCGGATCCCGAAACGGTTCTGGGCGCAGGCCTCCTCGCCGACCGGCTCGGTGGCGTCCTGGACCGCGACCGGCTGCGAATCCTAG